One part of the Drosophila teissieri strain GT53w chromosome 3R, Prin_Dtei_1.1, whole genome shotgun sequence genome encodes these proteins:
- the LOC122619694 gene encoding uncharacterized protein LOC122619694 isoform X2, whose protein sequence is MQLSNQDLQNYFRHRSVCRRNGFTIIDGYRFVIGTTNLRRTYLKCANFRSNCRARAIVNRDTNKVRMRHEGHNHSRKDAVSGRSSKK, encoded by the exons ATGCAGCTTTCAAACCAGGATTTGCAAAATT attttcggcatcGTAGTGTTTGCCGACGGAACGGATTTACGATAATCGATGGATACCGCTTCGTGATCGGCACTACAAATCTGCGTCGCACCTATTTGAAGTGCGCCAACTTTCGCAGCAACTGCCGGGCCCGGGCCATAGTAAATAGGGACACGAACAAAGTGCGGATGAGGCATGAGGGCCACAATCACAGCCGTAAGGATGCGGTGAGCGGACGTAGCTCTAAGAAGTAG
- the LOC122619694 gene encoding uncharacterized protein LOC122619694 isoform X3, with the protein MYSVEHFRHRSVCRRNGFTIIDGYRFVIGTTNLRRTYLKCANFRSNCRARAIVNRDTNKVRMRHEGHNHSRKDAVSGRSSKK; encoded by the exons ATGTACTCCGTGGAAC attttcggcatcGTAGTGTTTGCCGACGGAACGGATTTACGATAATCGATGGATACCGCTTCGTGATCGGCACTACAAATCTGCGTCGCACCTATTTGAAGTGCGCCAACTTTCGCAGCAACTGCCGGGCCCGGGCCATAGTAAATAGGGACACGAACAAAGTGCGGATGAGGCATGAGGGCCACAATCACAGCCGTAAGGATGCGGTGAGCGGACGTAGCTCTAAGAAGTAG
- the LOC122619694 gene encoding uncharacterized protein LOC122619694 isoform X1, producing MRLMTYYANLLTDFRHRSVCRRNGFTIIDGYRFVIGTTNLRRTYLKCANFRSNCRARAIVNRDTNKVRMRHEGHNHSRKDAVSGRSSKK from the coding sequence ATGCGACTTATGACTTACTATGCAAATCTCttaacagattttcggcatcGTAGTGTTTGCCGACGGAACGGATTTACGATAATCGATGGATACCGCTTCGTGATCGGCACTACAAATCTGCGTCGCACCTATTTGAAGTGCGCCAACTTTCGCAGCAACTGCCGGGCCCGGGCCATAGTAAATAGGGACACGAACAAAGTGCGGATGAGGCATGAGGGCCACAATCACAGCCGTAAGGATGCGGTGAGCGGACGTAGCTCTAAGAAGTAG
- the LOC122619695 gene encoding uncharacterized protein LOC122619695: MYSVERKYRNSINWVCSKNSNSVLRCPARCVTNREGVNGIKLSHRRHNHPADSFKPHKRCRKRHGKRNSK; the protein is encoded by the coding sequence ATGTACTCCGTGGAACGTAAGTACCGAAATAGCATCAACTGGGTGTGTTCCAAGAACAGTAACAGCGTGCTCCGCTGCCCGGCGAGGTGCGTCACAAATCGGGAAGGTGTCAACGGCATTAAGCtgagccaccgccgccacaaTCATCCGGCAGATTCCTTTAAGCCACACAAGCGCTGTCGAAAGCGTCACGGGAAACGCAACAGCAAGTAA
- the LOC122619691 gene encoding uncharacterized protein LOC122619691, translating to MRAMLIKYRNDSGAGIYYLADHRGQSIKQEDDYKVHLPLLVARKKKTPGGSRKQNFDHLEVSFTRSNRGNNLLTIDGKPFTLNRRIKDVCYWECVKLRCKYIKCSARVVTKSNRISALRGLHNHP from the exons ATGCGCGCAATGTTAATAAAGTATAGAAACGACAGTGGAGCAGGCATATATTACTTGGCGGATCATCGTGGGCAATCAATCA AACAGGAAGATGACTACAAGGTGCACCTGCCGCTCCTGGTGGCAAGGAAAAAGAAGACTCCCGGCGGCTCACGCAAGCAGAACTTTGACCACCTGGAGGTGAGCTTCACCAGAAGCAACCGGGGTAACAACCTGCTGACCATCGACGGGAAACCCTTCACCCTCAATCGCCGGATCAAGGATGTCTGCTACTGGGAGTGCGTCAAGCTGCGCTGCAAGTACATCAAGTGCTCCGCCCGCGTGGTGACCAAATCCAATCGGATCTCGGCACTGCGCGGGCTCCACAACCATCCCTAA